TGATCGGATGTGTCCTTTTTGTTTTGCAAGCGAACCCTATTATTTTCATCATGGTATTTGTAGGCGTTGTTTACCCTATCGTGGTGCTTCCCTTGAAGAAAAAGATCAACTGTGTGTTTTAACACAGGCAGATTTATCCATCGAACTAACCCAGGCACAAATTGAAAGTGCCCACCAGATAATTGACCATTGCTTTTCAACACATGTTTGTGTAGAAGCGGTATGTGGTGCGGGCAAGACTGAGATGTGTGTTCCATTGATTGAACATTGTCTGAGTCGTGGACTTAAAATTGGGTGGGCAACACCACGAAAGCAAATTGTAATTGAGCTCAGTGAGAGACTTCAAACCTATTTTAAAGATTCGAAAATTGTTGCGGTTTATGGCTCGAACACTGAGATTGTTGAAGGGGATTTAGTTGTGTGTACGACACATCAAATCTTTCGGTATCATCACTACTTTGATGTTTTGATTTTAGATGAACCGGACGCTTTTCCATTTAAAGGAAATCAATTGCTTCAAGATTTATTAAGGGCGAGTTTGAAAGGATATTGTGTATTTCTAAGTGCTACTTTTGACAATCATCAGTTTATTAACTTTGGACCCATTCATAAAATCTATGTAAATCAAAGACCCTCAATGGAACCTTTGTCTGTTCCGATTGTAACAATGAGCCTGTGGCGTATGATCTTGGAGTTGTGGTTCTTAAGAAGTGAAAAAGTGCTCTTATTTGTTCCTACAATCCAAACAGCCACATTGTTCTCAAAGATCTTACAATGCCGTTGTATCACATCTAAAAATGAACATGCTGCCCAAGAGATTGAACAGTTTAGACGTGAACAATCAGGAATTCTTGTCACAACAACAGTATTAGAACGCGGGGTAACATTTAAGGATTGTTTTGTTGTGGTGTATGATGCAGGTCATGTAGTATTTGATGAAGCTTCATTAACACAAATTTCAGGACGGGTACGGCGCGGGATGAATCCAAAGAAAGGACATTGTATGTTTTATGTCAAAGAGAGAAGCAAGGTGGTGGATGCATGCATCAATCGAATACAGAAAGCAAACGGTGCAGGATATGCTTCGCAAGGTTAATTGAACACCAAACTTTTGTTGAAATTCTATTTGGGCATGATCCCTTATGTCATGAATGCCGCCAAAAATTGAGGGCAACGCCAAAGGTTATTCATGTTGAATCTATGGAGATATTTACGTTGTTTGCATATGAAGAAGAACCACGACAATGGTTTCTCCAGTTTAAGGAAGGTCATGACTATTGCCTTGGTGCGATATTTTTATACGGTTTTCGAAGGAAAATGAGGAGAAAGTATCGTAATTTTCAGATTGTTTATGCGCCTTCACATGAAAATTCTGTGAAAAATCGTGGGTTTAATGTTATTGAAACTATGATGGAAAATGTGTTTTCTTCACAACCAATTCCTGTGTTTACCAAGGGGAATGATGTGTACCAGAAACGATTAAATCGAGAAGATCGATTCAAAAACGTCCAAGATTTTAGAGCAGACCTCTCGCTTTTGGATAAAACAAAGGGTGTTCTTTTGGTCGATGATTTAGTGACAACAGGGGCAACTTTATCGATATTATCGCAAACGCTTACAAAAAACGGCTATATTGTGCAGATATTTAGTGTTTATAGGCATAAAACGCTTGAATCATGACCTTTTACACCGTATAATTTTAGTATGAATATAGAAAGGTGAATGTTGTGATGAGAGGGAAAGTTAAATCATTCAACAAGAACAAGGGATTTGGATTTATTTCAATTGAAGATGGCCGCGATGTTTTCTTCCATTATTCACATATCGTGATGGAAGGATTTAAAACAATCGAGGAAGAAGCTGAGGTTGAATTCGAGATGGTAGAAACTGACCGGGGAGTCCAAGCACACAATATTGTTCGCATATCATAAAAGTTGGAATTTCCAACTTTTTTTATGTGGAATATATGGTACAATAACTAGGAATGGAGGCTTAATCTATGGGCTTTTTATCTAACTTATTTAGTGGTGATCGTAAGATCCTAAAAGAGATTGAATTAATCGCTGATGAGATTATTTCATTAGAGGATGCGACACGCGCACTAAGTGATGATGAATTAAAACAAAAAACAACAGAATTTAAACAACGAATTGCAAATGGTGAATCGTTAGACGACCTCTTAGTAGAGGCGTATGCAGTCGTAAGGGAAGCGGCATACCGAGTAATCGGAGAATTCCCATATAAAGTGCAATTGATGGGTGGTATTGTATTACACCGCGGTGATATTGCGGAAATGAAAACAGGTGAAGGGAAGACATTGACGTCTATCTTACCCGTTTATTTAAATGCATTAAGTGGTAAAGGTGTTCACGTTGTTACTGTCAATGAATACTTGGCACAACGTGATGCGAATTGGATGGGTGAAATTCACCGTTTCCTAGGACTTACAGTAGGATGTAATGTTCGTGCACTGCCAGCATCCGATAAACGTGCTGTTTATCTTTGTGATGTTACATATACGACAAATGCCGAAGTTGGGTTTGACTACCTAAGAGATAACATGGTAACTCGTATCGAAAATCGTGTACTTAGACCCCTTAACTTTGCGCTGGTCGATGAGGTCGATTCGATCTTAGTCGATGAATCAAGAACGCCACTTATTATTTCAGGTGGTGCGCGTGATGGTGCAAAACTTTATGAACAAGCAGATAAGTTCGCAAAGAAATTGTCCGAAGGGGCTGACTATGTTGTTGATATTAAGTCAAAGACTGCACAACTTACTGAAGGTGGTGTTGAAAAAGCGGAACGTACATTTAAGGTTAATAACCTTTATGATCTCGAAAACTCTTCGCTTGTTCACTACATCAACAACGCATTAAAAGCCAACTATACGATGACGTGTGATGTTGAGTATATGGTTGATAGCAATCAAGTTGTGATTATTGATCAATTTACTGGACGTGCTATGGAAGGCCGTGAATTCTCAGATGGACTTCACCAAGCACTTGAAGCTAAAGAAGGCGTTACCATCAAGCAAGAGTCTATTACACTTGCAACAATCACATATCAAAACTTCTTCCGTCTGTATGAAAAACTTGCGGGGATGACGGGTACTGCGAAAACTGAAGAAGAAGAATTCTTGGAAATCTACAACATGCGTGTCTTGGAAATTCCAACAAACCGTCCTGTAGCGCGTGTTGATTACGCTGACTTAGTATTTGGCACTAAAAAGGCTAAATTTGAAGCGCTAATCGAAGAAGTACGTGAACTTCATGAAAAAGGACAACCAGTCCTTGTGGGTACTGTAGCGGTTGAAACAAGTGAATACTTAAGTATGATGATGCGTCAACGCAAAATCAAACACGAAGTCTTAAATGCGAAGAACCATGCACGTGAAGCAACAATTATTGAAAAGGCTGGCCGTAAGGGTTCCGTAACTATCGCAACCAATATGGCAGGTCGTGGTACCGATATTAAATTAGACGATGAAAGTCGCGCTTTAGGTGGTCTTGCGGTATTGGGGAGTGAACGACACGAATCCCGCCGTATTGACAATCAGTTAAGAGGACGTTCCGGACGTCAAGGAGACCCTGGGTTCTCCCGTTTCTACGTATCCTTTGAAGATGATCTGATGTTACGACATGGATCTGAGCGATTCGAATTTATGTTTAAAACCTTAGATGATACAGTCATTGAAAATAAAACACTGACGAAACAAATCGGTGCAGCTCAAAAACGTGTAGAAGGTGTTAACTTCGACATTCGTAAGCAATTGCTTGACTATGATGATGTATTGCGTCAACAACGTGAGATTATGTATGATCAACGTAACTTTGTGTTAGAAAATGAAGATGTGCACGCACTTGTGAAAGACATGGTGAAACGTGTAATGTCTGATTTAGTTTCTGCACATATCAATCTTGAAGAAAAGGAATTCTCTCTTGATAAAGAAGGACTCATGGAATCCTTGAAGGCATTTGAATTGAATGCGGTCGTAACTGAACAGGATTTAGATTCAAATGATAAGGCCCAATTAGTTGACGTATTGACTGAAAAAGCATGGGGCTTGTATGATGCGAAAATTATGCCTGTAAAAGAGCAGTTTGGACGCATTGAACGTGAAATGGTATTACGAATGATTGACCGTGCGTGGGTTGATCACATTGACATGATGAGTAAACTACGTGAGGGAATTCATCTTCGTGCTTATGCACAAGGGAAACCACTTCAAGCGTATGTTGAAGAAGGTTATGAAATGTTTGAAGAAATGCAAAGCCAAATTGCGACAGATGTCGTTACCTTTGCAACACGTGTAAAAATTGAACATAGACAAGGGTGATAAAAATGGAACTATTTGAGATGGTTCAAAGTATTGAACATCATCAT
This DNA window, taken from Erysipelothrix larvae, encodes the following:
- a CDS encoding ComF family protein, coding for MEIFTLFAYEEEPRQWFLQFKEGHDYCLGAIFLYGFRRKMRRKYRNFQIVYAPSHENSVKNRGFNVIETMMENVFSSQPIPVFTKGNDVYQKRLNREDRFKNVQDFRADLSLLDKTKGVLLVDDLVTTGATLSILSQTLTKNGYIVQIFSVYRHKTLES
- a CDS encoding cold shock domain-containing protein; the protein is MRGKVKSFNKNKGFGFISIEDGRDVFFHYSHIVMEGFKTIEEEAEVEFEMVETDRGVQAHNIVRIS
- the secA gene encoding preprotein translocase subunit SecA, whose product is MGFLSNLFSGDRKILKEIELIADEIISLEDATRALSDDELKQKTTEFKQRIANGESLDDLLVEAYAVVREAAYRVIGEFPYKVQLMGGIVLHRGDIAEMKTGEGKTLTSILPVYLNALSGKGVHVVTVNEYLAQRDANWMGEIHRFLGLTVGCNVRALPASDKRAVYLCDVTYTTNAEVGFDYLRDNMVTRIENRVLRPLNFALVDEVDSILVDESRTPLIISGGARDGAKLYEQADKFAKKLSEGADYVVDIKSKTAQLTEGGVEKAERTFKVNNLYDLENSSLVHYINNALKANYTMTCDVEYMVDSNQVVIIDQFTGRAMEGREFSDGLHQALEAKEGVTIKQESITLATITYQNFFRLYEKLAGMTGTAKTEEEEFLEIYNMRVLEIPTNRPVARVDYADLVFGTKKAKFEALIEEVRELHEKGQPVLVGTVAVETSEYLSMMMRQRKIKHEVLNAKNHAREATIIEKAGRKGSVTIATNMAGRGTDIKLDDESRALGGLAVLGSERHESRRIDNQLRGRSGRQGDPGFSRFYVSFEDDLMLRHGSERFEFMFKTLDDTVIENKTLTKQIGAAQKRVEGVNFDIRKQLLDYDDVLRQQREIMYDQRNFVLENEDVHALVKDMVKRVMSDLVSAHINLEEKEFSLDKEGLMESLKAFELNAVVTEQDLDSNDKAQLVDVLTEKAWGLYDAKIMPVKEQFGRIEREMVLRMIDRAWVDHIDMMSKLREGIHLRAYAQGKPLQAYVEEGYEMFEEMQSQIATDVVTFATRVKIEHRQG
- a CDS encoding helicase-related protein is translated as MCPFCFASEPYYFHHGICRRCLPYRGASLEEKDQLCVLTQADLSIELTQAQIESAHQIIDHCFSTHVCVEAVCGAGKTEMCVPLIEHCLSRGLKIGWATPRKQIVIELSERLQTYFKDSKIVAVYGSNTEIVEGDLVVCTTHQIFRYHHYFDVLILDEPDAFPFKGNQLLQDLLRASLKGYCVFLSATFDNHQFINFGPIHKIYVNQRPSMEPLSVPIVTMSLWRMILELWFLRSEKVLLFVPTIQTATLFSKILQCRCITSKNEHAAQEIEQFRREQSGILVTTTVLERGVTFKDCFVVVYDAGHVVFDEASLTQISGRVRRGMNPKKGHCMFYVKERSKVVDACINRIQKANGAGYASQG